The proteins below are encoded in one region of Scylla paramamosain isolate STU-SP2022 unplaced genomic scaffold, ASM3559412v1 Contig7, whole genome shotgun sequence:
- the LOC135096817 gene encoding uncharacterized protein LOC135096817: MGRSTHLSILWTPTPTTSTPWPAVTRTHRSMPDSAMREVGQWVTQHPWTEVLDVEDVNSKWHNYVTSTTEAFHRYFPAKNVTVHTSDASWMTPSIKRLMHQRMWSFHSCPVLYRKLRNRVIREIKAAKSSYYPDKIHHFKKANNRQWYASSKALCGLQKHTSSLPCTSHLPANLAAQEMNDHFAAICHTCPPLHTTPLPDHLPAPSPPPTIQKVDVFKRILKDTKIPRYQGYLKIPRSTTPTHLPIWEEPATPLCPIINASLSQHSCPADWKTCYVSPIRKASSPQSLGDLRPVSITPVPSFICEDFVYDWAYTKICYTVDIRQFGNIIATSTSHYLTSFLDFIYSHLEKRNTSLAVAFVDFKKPLILLINFVLFSNAISLGLPPNLVAWLANTLSGRRQAVRYQGSVSNIQQLTCGVPQGTKMSPLCFLLLINDALTDTPLAGSMCTTAPWASQPPKGTRTTRHCKSFWSDCRHGRRRAG, encoded by the coding sequence atgggacggagcacccacctctccatactgtggacacccacacccaccacctcgaccccctggccagctgtcaccaggacccaccgttccatgcctgactcagccatgagggaggttgggcagtgggtgacacaacacccgtggaccgaggtgctggatgtggaggacgtcaactcaaaatggcacaattacgtcacctccaccacagaagccttccaccgctacttcccagccaagaatGTCACAGTGCACACATCTGATGCCTCCTGGATGACGCCcagcattaaaagactcatgcatcAGCGGATGTggtcgttccactcctgcccggtcctatacaggaagctaagaaacagagtgatcagggagattaaggctgccaagtcaagctattacccggacaagatacaccacttcAAGAaggccaacaacagacagtggtacgctagcagcaaagctttgtgtggcctacaaaagcacacttcatctcttccttgcacctcccaccttcctgctaatctcgcggctcaggagatgaacgaccactttgccgctatctgtcacacctgccctcctctccacaccactccacttcctgaccatcttcccgccccctcccctccccccactatCCAAaaggtggatgtttttaagaggatacttaaagataccaagataccaagataccaaggatacttaaagataccaagatccaccacacccactcaccttcccatatgggaagagccagcaacaccgctatgccccataataaacgcctctctttcccaacactcttgccccgcggactggaagacatgtTATGTCTCTCCCATCCGCAAagcttccagtccacagtccctcggtgacctcaggccagtctctattaCCCCCGTCCCTAgctttatttgtgaagattttgtgtacgactgggcctacaccaaaatttgttataccgtggatatcagacagtttggaaatattatagccacctccacctcccattatctgaccagcttccttgacttCATCTACAGCCACCTGGagaagcgaaacacctctctagctgttgcttttgtggacttcaaaaagcctttgatcttgttgatcaacTTTGTTCTCTTCAGCAATGCAAttagtctgggtctccctcccaacctggtagcgtggctagccaacaccctctcagggaggcgtcaggccgttcgctatcagggctctgtctctaatatccaacagctgacatgtggggtcccccaggggaccaagatgagcccactatgcttcctcctcctgattaacgacgccctcactgacacccccctcgctggaagtatgtgtacgactgcaccgtgggcgtcccagccTCCAAAaggaacccggactactcgccactgcaagtcattttggagcgactgcagacatggacggaggagagcaggatga